The Nymphaea colorata isolate Beijing-Zhang1983 chromosome 7, ASM883128v2, whole genome shotgun sequence DNA window GAGACAGCTACctagtatattatatatataattcaaatctGCGGTCTATTTTTGTGGCTGCAggatgatttttgttttttgaagctTATGATGCTAAAAACCATCACTAATGATATATTTTGTGATTAAAAACTATGTTCAATCAGCTGCCGTCCCAAGATACATCATTTACCACAGGTTTTAGcattacaaaatataaaaaaaaccattaGACCATAGTTGTTAGTTGGCtaatttcaatctctctctccctctctctctcttatatatatatatatgaggaaaGATATAAAAACGGCATAACGTCTCATTGATTTTACATCtgacaatttcttaaaaatgaaaaaaaggtaaaataaagaTCTTATCAGAAGTTAAATCTTATATCTGATCTAAGATTCTTAGTTTTACCGGATCTTCGGGCACATCAGTAAAAACATGCTACGTTagattcatgaatttcaaaagtAGAGTAGCAAAATGCcctttaattttaaatgagGAGATAAAGGAAGAGCTAAGAATGGAaacattctattttcttttcaataaaaaaatacaaaataaaaatttgatagctaaaaaattacaaaatattttattttcaataaaaaatgaatggaaaatatatgaaaatagtttcaaaataaaattacaaaatattcTTTAAAAATGACGAAAAATTGATACGTCGCACTCTTGAATGTCCACTCAGGCCCGAGTAAACGTCCTTTTGGCCCTTTGGGGAGATGAGGAATTTCAGAGATTTCCGTCTACAGTCCCATCTTCGATGCAGGATTTATTGTTCATTTGTTTTACGTGgtctttcatttttctgcatATCAACAGACGTCAGATCGAGCCAGAACACGCAATAAAGGTGTTCGTTAGGATGTTGGTTTCTCGTTCGTATGCTCTTCTTGCTTAGCTTTTCAGTACTGGATTTTTTGCTACCTTTATTCGTCAGAAAATGATTATTTTTACTTAGCTTAATATACATTTGCagaaagtttataaaagtaATGATTTATTATTGCAATATCATGTGCAAGCGcgtttcaaatttcaatatttcATGTTGTTTTGTCAATGTTTACTAATGAAAAATGTCATACAATCTCAAGCAACACACGGTAAAGTGATGGATATGAAAAGctttaaaaaaggaaagatgaatTCTGAAAACAGCCGATCAGATGGGGAGAGCCCAAGTGGAAACGTTCaattttaaaatgtcaataCCGGGTCAAACTTGGTggttctaaaattttatttccattGACAAATATGCCcaacaaatttaattaaaaaaataataaaattttacgGGTGGACTCGGCTTTCGACAATGACTGCCCatcaaaccaaaaagaaaaaaaaaaaaagaaagaaaaaaacttacCATCAGCCTTTTCCTGGGACATGCCTCCGACGGCATACGTATTTATAGTAGGTGGCTAAATATGTTTTGTtctaaaattaacaaaaaaacgTACCTCTCACTCTTATTCGGCGGTTTCATTAAAAACGTAGTTAAATTAGAAAACCACTTTtcacaaatgaaaaatgagtcTAAAAGCTTTCCTACGGGCGCGATAGGAAAGCCTCACCCCGGGAGGCCCTTCCCCATTCAAAGTCAAGTTAGCCGTTACAGTAGTGGACAGGCAACATTGCCGGCGCCGACCGCCGCTTGGCAGTAGTTGGATTTGCAATATGAGAAAAGCTGCACAAAAGAGGTGGAGCACAGGACACTGCGCTGGTTGGCGTGCAACAAGAAGAAGCGTTTACatgaatcatatttttcttttaaaaaaaggatGTAGATATTATAAGTTTGTCTGTAGGTGATGAGGTACAAAATGTATTTACATTTTTGCAGATGACTCTCACCAGTCACcaccaaaaaacaaacacagaGAAGACGAGACCAGTGTTTATTCAACCAAGAGGAGAAACGCAAAAcatgcaaacaaaaaaagaaaaaagcaaaagccGTATCCTGCGTCCCAATATTTACAGTGAAGAgactaggaaaaaaaaagaacggaGAGTTGATGTTCATGGTTGGTTAGTAGGTGTCCTCTAAGCCGGCGAAAAACGGATCCTTGAGAAGCTCGGAGGCAGAAGGCCTGGCTCGGGGAGCGGCCAGGCACTTCTCAATGAAGGCCTTGACGCTGGGGTCCTTGACTTTGTTCATGGCCGCCGGCCGGATGCCGGAGGTAACCTTCTTGTATATCTTGGCTATGCTGTCGCACTCGCTGTAAGGGATCTCCAGGGTGACCATCTCGAGCACGCACATGCCAAAGGAGTATATGTCGACCAGCTCGTTGTAGTCCTCTTCGTAAAGCTCGGGAGCCATGAACTCGGGCGTTCCGAGTATCGAGTGTGCTAAGTGGTCGCTTCCAACTATGGCCGCCAGACCCAAGTCGCCAATCTTCACCTGAAAAGTTTGGCATCCAAGCGCTCAGGGAACGACCAACAAACGGATCTCAAGACCAGACGGGCAACCGAACTTCAACGATTCAGTCGCTGATACGACTCTCATTTACATtaacaaaattagaaaattgcATCATATGTTTATATGGTAATTCAATGCAATTTACTTGAACGACATGCATGGgctatggaaaaaaaaaaaacccccgTTTGCACGCGGATGAGGGATTAAAGTTACCCCTCTCATGAGTCTCATCAAATAATACAGGAGAGCAGCTCTATAGTCCCACCTCTACGTATATCTCATCTGCCCACAGGTGTAAAGGGAACACCTGCAAGGCTGGTATGATGGAAAAGAGGCGCCATGAGAGAGAGGACACATTAAGGGAATCACCGGGGGGAGGGGGGAAAGGGTGGGgggcagaagaaaaaaaaagtgctgcaaaagaaagaaaaaggaaaggtggGTCTACCAGACTACAAAATAACAGGCAAATAACAGGCAAAGGGAAGCACCCTTCCAgcgtaaaaagaaaaagagcattAATGAGAATCAGCAAAGACGTGACAAGGTTCCCTATACAAACAGGCAGAGGGACAGGTGAAGCTCCCCCGGATCTGTCTTGTTCGAGAAGAGCAGCATGGCGTTCCCAAATGTCGAAAATCGTCGAAAATAGCCTAAAGGCAGACTCCAGCTGTTCTCAAAGACTATCTAGAATCTCGCAAGGACGAACCTGACTGCTGAACTAGAACCATCTTAGACCGGTGTGAACCAACATAATTTCGGTCATGGTTGTGAGAGGGTCTCTTTCACCGCTGAGATAACCTAAACCACGTAAACATCATGCTTCTAAGTTTCTAACCATTTGTTTTCTCTCCCTTCAGAGACTCAAGATACCAAAACCAGTAGAAGTgacatgctttttctttcttacctttttacttttattaggGACAAGCTGGAGCAAAACTCAGTCGTCGCGAATAACACTAGTGATTGTATCAGTCggtaaagaaataataattggAAAAGGAGATTTCTATAACCGAAAGATCAGAAGAATAATAaacaatatatgcatatagtTCTCGGTTTATTATAGTTATCTTAGAGAGAAGCGGCACACGAAAACGTGACagaatcaagaagaaaaaatcattataAACATGCAAGGCAAAGcatatatgaagaaaaaggaaaaagaaatgaaaagaaacccTAAAattcaagaggaagaaaaatagtaggaaaaggaagagaaaatcACCTTGCCGACGTTGCCGTTGATGAAGACGTTGCTGCAGTTGAGGTCGCGGTGGATGATGCACGGCTCGTGGGTGTGCAAGTACTCGAGGCCCTGAAGAATCTGCTTGGACCACTTCTTTAGGGCCTTGAGAGAGACGTGCCGGTGCTTTTTGCGGTACTCGCGCAGAGTCCCGGACGTGCAGACTTCCGTTATGAAGTTGAGGGTGCTCGGCTCCTTTTCCACCCACACGGCGTACAGCACGATAATGTTTTGGTTCCGGAGGGACTTCAGCAGCCGGACCTCGGCGAAGAGCCGGTCCAGCATCGACAGATCATCTGTGAAATTCCGCAGCTGCACCTGGTTCCACGCGACCTCGATCCCTTCCTCCTGATCGAACGCTCTGTAAACCCTCTTGACCGCGCCCGAGCCCAAGAGGTCGCTGTAACGCCCATAGCGCCCCGTCGGGTCTACCTCCACGAACGGCTCGGCGTCCTTATCGGCCGGATCCAGCCTCACGCAAGGCATCCTCGCGAACGGGACGGGAGACCCCTGTACTGATCCCAAACCCTAGAGCCCGGAAACCCTAAGGTTTTCCGGCTAcacagaagaaaaaacaaacgcGAACACGGGGGGAGCACGCGGAGCCTGGCTAAAGGAAAACCGACGCAGAGCAGATCACCAGGAAATACGACGTACGTGCTTCCTTCAGATAGGGAATCGCCGACATACTTTCTCACCGGAAACGATCAATCCGGCTATTGCCAAATGAGAAAACCGGCCGGAAGCCTGGTCGGCCTCCAGGATTGcgcagatagagagagagagagagagagagagagagagagagagagagattaggcCTCCCGCATCACCAGAGGGGCGCGTTTTATAAGCAGGCAGTTGACCAGAGTTAGGGTTTTAACCCGAGTTGGGTTGACTCGTGGTGAGACGAGAAACCCTTCGGGTAAGGTAAATCACTAACTCGGATTTACTTAACTACGTTGCTAATCAGGTAAGTAACGTAATTACCGAAACGCCCCTATTGATTTTCCAAATTTGGAGATAAAAACCTTCGGTCGGGTCTGAATCCAGAGATCTGGATCCTTCTTTAACCGCCTGTGGTCGACTTGGATTCCgatccattctttctttttggatctCACTTATTCTAGACTGATGGTCACAGTGTGATGGAATTTCTCATTGTCAATTCGATTTTCATGGTTGTTATATTAATTGACATATATcaaatttataagaaaataattttcacAATAATTGAAATACTCTTCTTAATTTGTTCAACATATCACGTTCAAACTCAAAGTCCGGAATTCAAATTAAAAGAACGATGACAACTTGGTTTTTTAAGTCATGAATTGGGTCGGCCAGTGCGCGTTCCAGCTAACTTGAATTTGACCGTTCAAGGGTATAATTGTCATTTTACTCCGAGGACATGGATACCAAATGTGAGGATACGCGAATTTAGAAAGCTTAAAAGGAAAGAGGGAAAATAAGAGCTGCGTTTGCGGCGAGGTATGGATTATCCCACGCACGGTTTATCCTCCCCGTTAGTTAAGCTAAGGATAAATATTTACTTCCTTTTCATCTCCATTTGCCTCAAAGCTCGCGAGAATTATTTGCCCGAAAAAACCGGTGAACTTCAATATCATTAAATTCTCAGTTAGAGTAAAAAAAATTGGCCtttaatttagaaaagaaatatgttttatgatttttcaGTAAAGAGTTATACGTTTTATTCATATATATTCAGTAGGATTCAatttacattttcatattttatctGTCTAACTTTTGAGATAAATTTGAAAAGTTTTGTGGACTCCCCAAAGAagataaaccattaaaaaacaaaaaaaaatgttgattttcgTGTTTCCTACCAGGTTGGACTCATCCAAACCATTAGTTCCGGTTAAAAACtgtcaaatatgaacatgatAAACTTCTATTaaactaataaataaaaattattaactAAAACCGTACAAAAATGTCTTAGCGGTAAAGataacaatattaaaaaaaaaaatacatccaTCTTAAGAATCATCCGGACTTTAGGATATATTAAagtttctctttctatattcttactttctctctctagaccGCCAAAAAGTTCGGAGGAAGAGAAAACTCTCCACTTGGTCGTCCCACCCTCAAATGTGGGGACAAAATGTAAGGAGAAAATTCAAATGAACGATTCCGCAACGGCTATCTCTTCCTTTTTAGAACACGAAACCGGACCTATCCAATTGCCCAAAAAAATCCAAACCCGTCTAATAGAATCCAGGTAAACAAAACTGGATCTGATCTTAAAGGATTTTGGATCCGCGTCATCATGATCAACCTGAATCCGTCCATCAGCACGCATTACTTCTCGggacacccatcaactaaagtATCGCGCTCTCGGTATGGATCTTTCCCGATGCTGACACTAGATTTGACTTTGGATATTAATAGGCTTGATCCAGTTCCGGTTTTAAATTAGAAGCCCCTGTCCCTATGTGATGGATCTTGTTAAATTATTTCTAGATCCAGTTCATATCTCGCGTGAAACGGTGtgatggatttggatcagatttaccAAATGGTACGTTGGTATTCTTTTGAAGATGAAGATAACTTGGAGCGATTTGCTTTTAGTAGAGAGCTCCAGATCAACCGATAAATGTTAAGAAATAGATAAAGAAAGACGGCAGACAGCATAAAGGTACTCCAAACAAGAACCAAACGGGACCGAATTCTGATTCTTTTTGCCAGAGACCACCCCAATTTGTTGGAATAAACCATGCGGGTGCCATAAAGTTTTggggagatttttttttttttaagaaccaaaacaaaaagtaaaaaggaaaatataatattttattaatatatattttttaaaatttcttctATAGAAAATCCCGGCTGGCAAATACCCAGTTCACCTGAAAATGAAGCACTCCATGTGCATCTCTATTGACTTGACATAGTAGAAATCTCACTGATAAAAATGTAGcctagttttaaaaaaaaaaatattggcaaaaAAATACTGAAGctaatgttttctattttttaaaacaatgcAAAATTAACTTCAGGCCCTAATTCGAAGGTTTTCAATATAAGTGatgacaattaaaaaaaaaaacacaaaaaaaatatttgcctTCTTAGAATTGATACTTGCAAAAAGTAagctaaaaaatgaaaatcccTAAAAAGCGATTGTTAATTGCATTAGCTAAAAAGGAGACGTAATGTCTCGCCAAGGGCCCAAATTTAAGACTTTGAAGTTAAATAAAGTCATAATGAATTTGTTTAAATTAACATACATTAGGTTCATATCAAACAGCCATGCAGCCTTTAGACCTTAGAGATGTGAAATTATTTACCATTCAAAAATTACTTGCTTATCCGAATTACATTTGCCAAAGACAAGAATATAAGAAGATGTTATGATATAGAATGATAATCTAGATCGAGGTTTGATCCAAAAACAAGATCTGAGTTTAGTTTTAAAGAACATTTGAGATTGCATTGATTTTGCAAAAGGTTGAGTAGCCATATTATGTTGAAGGTGATAtctattatttatatatgtttgagCATTAAGTAGATGTCATTTTTAAGCATGGGCACCGGGCCAGGCACTGGACATGTATTCGATACTTGGCTTGACTCAGGCTCAAAATATGGGTGTTTtcgataacttatatttaatattattttatattaaaaaataatttcaatgTTAATGAGGTGGATCGTAGCCCTGGTCTCGGATAGTCGGGCCAGACCTGGGTCACAATTATGGGCTGCGGCCTGCCCGACAGCTTTAGTcatttcaaatctaaattcaaaccATTTTTgggtttgttattttttccatttagTTCGATTAGTcaatatttgattcaaatctaatccaTTGAAAACCCATAGTGCTGCGTCCTCTCATGTAATCTTCCAGCCCTCTTTGACATTTCTTATTAAACGTTTAGCCGACtttcttatgaaaatttaaaaagttggaagcttttttaagaaattataaGTAAATGATAGTCCTCAGAAAGGAAGTTTTCCCATTTTACATGGTAATGCTTGAATACGTTGGTAAACTTTTATAAACATTTAATAATTGCCCATAACAGGACTtttcataataataatactttataatgttttattaaTCTGTCtcaaaaattaagataaaattaaaatgtaaTTAATTAACACAAAAAcgttgtttaaattttttttctgcctTTGCTTTTATCCTTATAGAGTacattgttccttttttttattcaagggCACTTTTTCGTCGTTTCAAGCCCCGAACGCTCATTCCTGTGTTCGGGACCGAACATATAATTCTCTGCTCGTTCGTTATATCACGGGCTGCAAGAAAAGACTCTAAAACcataaatctaaaattttattttcacatttatcCACGATTCTAAAATGACACCTACATTTACTTAGATGGCGAACacataaatgtatttttaaaataattatttgtttaattttacattttttgcaaAACAGTTCAGTTGGATATTGGATCCAAATAAAATGTATCAACATCTACTTTAATTGTGCAACAGGATTGGAAACATAAAATGATCTCACATGAATTGTGCCAACAAACTATCCGGAACCAATATTCGCGGGCTTAGATCAGACTACTCAATAATCTAAAGCCTTGAGTTGAACATACTTTGAGAAGCTTCCCTTCTAGATCCAATGTTTCAATCCATGATCATATTGTCAAATATGTGGAACTTGAGTTTCACGCTGGAAGGTAGGTACTCCATTCCGGTTGAGCAAGAGGTTAACAATCCAGTGTCGTGAAAAGAGACCCGAGAGttatttgaaaagttatttaaaaaatagtacTAAtagttaggggtgaacacgGCTCGACTCATCacttacgtgttgagctcgagctcgactgggCTCAAGCTTGATAATAActcgacggaagcagcttgatctcgacttggcagttatgtgttgagctcgagttcgactcgattaaagctctaCAAtcctcgtttgaatagaattgatattcatcgttacgtgttgaacttgagctcgactccattaaagctcgacaaactcgtttgaatataattgatgtTCATCGTGCCGTGTTGATCTCGAGGTCCCCATCATGGGGCAATGTGGTAGGAGCAGGAAATAACACAACTACCTTTGATGGTGAATGAGAAATCTCCTCGTATAAGGGCAAATTtggaatatgaaaaaaagacttttacaaaaagatgaaaacatCCCATTATAGCCACCTAACACATAAACTTACCTGGTCAataatgcacacacacatatatatatatatatatatatatatatatatatatatatatatatatatatatatatatatatatatatatatatatatatacatatatatatatatatgtccattGAGAAATCAGACTGGATtggtttcaagaaaaatgatatCTTATGTAttctgttttattttaaataaatattggaAGCATAAACCATGTTTTCATGCACCCAACAATGCCCATGTATTTTGAAAGTCAAGTTTTTAATTGGATTCGATTGTAAATCTGATAGTAGATTCCATAtgggatttggatgtgaatttaAGACTCggataattttttcttcatctacATTCAAACAAGAACTCAAATCCAAATGTGTGACTATTAGATGAATCAAACACGATAGCGGTACATCCGATTCAAATGATCAGTCGACATTCTTGACTGCTCGCAAAGGTAGGTTGAGTGTTTGCTTCACCAGGGTTGACAATGACTCCCGGTCGTTTTGGGACGTGGAGTTCACCAATACCACAGGTGTGAATGCAAGAGACAGATGAGAaaaatatcattctgatggcCGTCCGCCCCTTTTCATGAGATTGTGGCTGACGTTCACAAACGCTGCACGTGAgccgagtcgagtcgagtttaagcGAAGCTAGAATTTGACTTGAACTCGAATCGAGCTCCATAAAACCCACTCGAATTCAACTCGATAATGCAATGTTGAGTTTAaagtatagtcacaaataacgttttagAGTTTTAAACGACGAGCTTAAAAAAGATGTGAGAACGacgaaaaaatatggtaaattttttaaaaaattttaaaaacaaaaaattgaaaaaagtaaaataagtgagaaactaataacataaacatcacgagataagtagatttgcaacaaaggaaagataaaaaatagaaaataaaaaaactgtttggcattaaaaaactgaaaaaaagtaaaaaaaaaaacctgttaaaaacgcatttttttaaaaagttttaatcgGTTATTTAAGTTATTAcgtgttttttttgaaaaaaaaaagtgttttccgTGACTATACTTTAAACTTGGTtagttttaacttgtttatgttaagcatgcCTTGTTTCTTTTATctcatttaactcattaactAGTTTAACTCaattaactcgtttagttgtTATTCATTTAACgattttctcattataattcaatattcattgtgTAGTCTAACTGAGtagagttcttacaactcgaacttaATTTGTTTAACATTTGTGTTGTCGAActgagtcgagttcttacaactcgaactcgaacttgtttaacatttcgaaCACACATTTGAACTtcaactcgactcatttataaacaactcgactcatttataaacaagtaaGTTTTGGCTAGTAACTCACTCGGCTCGTTGCGCAAACGACATGCCCATGGGGGCAACATGCTTTgtcagaaaaaaaggaaaattagcGACGACACTCGCGGCAGAAAGTGCTGTAGCTTTCAATGATAATGCACATCAGATATGCAATAATTTGAGGTAAGAGAGCACGTGTAAAGTGATCTTGCGTTCGGACCTCGGTCCGGTCACGTATAAAAATGACCCTTGATATATGCTTTCAGGGTCAGACCGATACATTACCTGGTGGGTCATTTCATGTGAGGTAAAATAGGAGTTGTACATGGACTCTAGTTCGAGTCGAAACTCCGAACTTCCCAACTAGGGAGGTGTTTGTATCGTCTTCCCTTTTCCCTTTGTCCACTTGAAAAATTTGTCCTATATGCGTCGACCTACGGATTAGCTGTGTTTGACTGACCTCCAAATAGGGTGTCTGCGACACTCCTTTTAAGATGCCCAGTCAGGGCGgcacaacgagccgagccaactcggcCTCGATTCGAACACAGTAAAAAACAGCTCGGCAcgtgctcgactcgtttacaaatgagtcaagtttgagcttacaaagatacttgaaacgataaacgagttgagtttgagtttcaaGAACTCGATTAATTTATATTCGACTACACTCTCAAaccggtactctatataatattgtcaaaaccagcttcacaTGTTACAGAAGTTAAACACTTACACAAGTTAAcgctaaacaagttaaatgagttaaacaagttgagttcaagctcactTTTGTGTAGCCGAGTCGAGAtcaagcttgctataaggagctcgatCTCGAGCTTTTTGAgccgagctgagtcgagctcgaagtggccaacttgggctcgacttggctcgtgtgcagccctatgcCCAGTTTCACGCCACAGCGTGTGAACACAcctaaggaaaaaaaaaaagacatgtcGCACTATATATGTGGGagacataaacaaaacaaaaggcCTATTAAAAGGCATGATTGAATGTCACGGACAGTCGGTCATGCAAACAGTGTCTCAACCGTGCAAACATGCCCCAATCAGCTGATCCAGCCAGCCAGGGTGTTGTCGTTAAGTCATTATTTGAGCTCTCTCCAAAAACTTGTTCAAGGTGGTGTAAACAGAAAACGCGTTTAAGTTGGATTCTGTTTGTTATGCAGTCCGGATAggtaaatgaaaaatgaaaacttaagCATGCTTTGTGCTATTGCATCAAAAGTTGAGGTCGCTTTGTCAAAGTTTGGTATTAATATTAAACGCGGTTGTTGTTTGTAGTTTTTTAGTGTTTTGACACTTCTAATGAATATTTTAAAGACTAGGCcttttttataaaacatttgACTTGTTCGAGTAATCCTTAGAATGATGGATCCTAATCCGCATTTACTGAACAACCAAGTTAaacttgtcaattttttttgatattttgcatTTTCAGACCtactattttttataatatttgaaGAAGGGACTATTTTTGGTGATGTTTGTATCTTAAAGACACAATTTTCAGGGAACATAAAATGTTGGCTGAAAAACACCTTGTTCTTGTTCGAGAAAACTTGACGTGATTATAAACCTTGTTTGTAGATCCATCAACCAAATCTTGCACACAAGCATatcatgttttctaaaacaACGACAACTTGTTATCCAAATATGTTTTATAGGAACGCATATTTCGCGGacacaatgttcttcttacCAAACGCCTCCTTAAGGTGAGTTCTATCTAACAGGTTAGGCTCAGTCGGCGCCTAGCCCACTTGCAGCCCTAGAGATCTCAAggatttataaagaaaagttgCAAATGAATTACTCATGTACTCATCATCCGGAAAGCTGAGCAAACGTTACGATCAAATATGAGAACAACCAAGTTGAAGAATGCTGAAGATTCCAAG harbors:
- the LOC116257062 gene encoding probable serine/threonine-protein kinase WNK11, whose protein sequence is MPCVRLDPADKDAEPFVEVDPTGRYGRYSDLLGSGAVKRVYRAFDQEEGIEVAWNQVQLRNFTDDLSMLDRLFAEVRLLKSLRNQNIIVLYAVWVEKEPSTLNFITEVCTSGTLREYRKKHRHVSLKALKKWSKQILQGLEYLHTHEPCIIHRDLNCSNVFINGNVGKVKIGDLGLAAIVGSDHLAHSILGTPEFMAPELYEEDYNELVDIYSFGMCVLEMVTLEIPYSECDSIAKIYKKVTSGIRPAAMNKVKDPSVKAFIEKCLAAPRARPSASELLKDPFFAGLEDTY